The genome window CCGGTCATGGTTGCGAGTTCTTCCACGCCCATGAGGGGCATCTTGAAGATGTAGCGGAGGGCGACCTGTGTCAGCACGAGGGTGACCAGGATAATTGTGCTGGTGATCATTATGAAATTTTCTATTTTTCTAAGAAAAATCCAGAGCATGTCAAACATTTTTTTCATTCCATCAGCTCCTCGCATTCCCCTGCAGATCTAAAGAGAGTTCAGCACGCCGCTCACGAAATCCGTGCCGCGGCTCACTTCGTCGGCCAGAAACTGCAGGTCGGTCTTTGAAAGGTCGGAGGGACGGAGCCCCCTGTTCTTGAGCGCGTTTCTGATAAGGGAGGCTCTCAGCGGATCGAGGTCCACCTCGCGGGCGCAGATCCTGTCCGGATGAGACGGGAAAATGATGGTTTCCCCCGCTTTTTCGGAAGCCGGATCCCCGGTTTCAATGCGGATCCCGTTTTCCTTCGCGAAGGCGAGCTGGGCGTAATGGTGTTTTCCGGCCCCGGTATACTCCGTTTCCTGGACGACGATGAACTGGTCCTCGTCGAATTCTCTCGCGAGAGCAAAAGCGGCCGTCAGGGCAGTATTCCCTGCGGGGCCCCGCTCAAGCCCTTCCAGCACGGCCAGGGCTTCGGTGATATAGAAGACTTCACCCTGGTTGACGGTGACATACCGTTCAAGATAGCGCAGGGGCCGGGCCGCGTTGCGGGGAACGTCAGACCGGTCGGGCCAGGTGGCGAAAGGAACCCCGAAACCCGTGTGTCCCGTGGTGAAGGATTTCAGGTTGAAATCCCTGTCGCTGGCCATGTGAAGTCCTTCCAGGTTGACGCTGGCGCCGATGATCTTCACATTCTCCGCCCCGGCCTTCCGGAGCCCCCTGGCTGTCCCGGTGACGTTGCCCCCTCCGGCGTGGGTAATGACGACCGCGGCGGGGAGCCCCCCATGAAGCTTCCTGCACTGCTCGGCGATTTCCCAGCCGATGGTCTCGATGCCGGCGATGCTCAGAGGCGTATACAGAGATGCATTGAAAAAACCGGTTTCTTCAAGTACCCGCAGCAGGTAATAAAAGAGCTCGGGGCCGACGCTCGTCTGGATAACCTCGGCGCCCAGGGCTTCACACTTTCTCGTCTTTTCGACGATCTCCGGCTGGCCTCTCCCGAGGCTGTCGAAGACCTCCTGGACGATGATGGTCTTCAGGTTGCGGATATTCGCCTGGGACACAAGGGCGGCGCCGTAGTTTCCGCTCGTGGCCGCTGCCACGCCCGGAAACCCCTTCGCCTGGGCGAAATGGCACGAAACGGAGGCTCTCCTGTCCTTGAAGCTCCCGGAAGGATTTGCCGCCTCGTCCTTGATCATGATGCGGGCGCCCTTTCCCTTCGGAGAAAGAGCCCGTGCAGTACGTGTAAGGTTGTGGAGCTCAATGAGGGGGGTATCGCCTACGTGGGCTTCCCTCTGGATCTTTCGTATTTCGTCCAGGGTATAGCCATACTGGTTCATCATTCCCTCATAGTCGAAGGAAAGTTTTCCCTGCTCGAACTGGGCGAAATCCATGAGAAGGGATTTCTTCATTATTTCGATTTTGCGGGCCATGACGCTTTCATAGGTGTTATTCATCCGATTTCCTCCATAATGACCGCAAAGCATCGCCAAGACCGATAAACTCCGGAATCTGGGGACCAAACGAATGGGTGAAGGGGGGATTTTCCGCCACCAGCGTTCCCTTCAGCACCCGGCCGCAGGTTGAAACCACCGTTGCCGGCTCTCCTACGGGGGCGTCTTCCTGAAGGATGCCTTTTGCCTTTACCCGGAGGGGAACCCTGCGGGTCTCCGGCGGAAGATGCTCCGGCCTTTCCCCGGGTTCCAGAAGGATCCATTCAATCTGAACCCAGCTTCCTTTTCTGATAATGTCCATGATGCCGGTCTCCTTTCTGTGATTCTCGTCAGGGGGTGCAAAAACTGAGGTTTCCAGGAGGTGTGTGCGGAAAGCCGGGCTCCTTCCTTTTCGGGTCATGGGGGTTCTGGAGCTTTTTCTCTGCCGGCACCGGAGTCCTTTTGATAAGATACACCAGATCCGCTTATTTTTCAATTCAGACACCCTAAAATGTTTCATTTGTTTCAGCAATGGAAATAATACCGTCTTTTTAATAAAAGACCATAATATTCACATAAAACATGCCCCCGGGAAGTCCCGGGGGCATGTTTGTCTTACTTCTTTTCCTTCAGGCGGCTGAGCATATCCTCCGTCATCCGGTCAAGGTCATATTCCGGGGCGAACCCCCACTCTTCCCTGGCCGCGGTGCAGTCCAGCGAGTCGGGCCAGGATTCGGCGATGCCCTGCCGGAGAGGGTCCACGTCATAATCCATGGTGAATCCGGGCATCATTTTGCGGATGGACGCGGCGATCTGCTCAGGCTCGAAGCTCATGGCGGAGATGTTGAAGGCGTTCCGGTGAACGAGCTTCGACGGGTCGGCCTCCATAAGCTTCACCACCGCCGCGAGGGCGTCGGGCATGTACATCATGTCCATGTAGGTCCCCTTCGCGATGAAGCTGGTGTAGCTTCCTTTGCTGACGGCGTCGTAGTAGATGTGCACCGCGTAGTCCGTGGTACCGCCGCCGGGAAGGGCTTCGTAGCTGATCAGGCCGGGGAAGCGGAGCCCCCGGGTGTCCATGCCGAATTTTTTATGGTAGTAGTCGCAGAGCAGCTCCATGGTCACCTTGGCCACGCCGTAGATAGTGGTCGGGCGCTGGAGAGTGTCCTGGGGCGTGTTCTTCGCCGGCGTCGAGGGGCCGAAGGCCGCGATGGAGCTGGGGAAGAAGAAGGCTGCTCCGTGTTCCCGGGCCGCTTCCAGGGCGGTGCAGGAGCCGCAGACATTGATGTCCCACGACGAAAGGGGGTCGCCCTCGCCCTTTGCGGAGAGGACCCCGGCGAGATGGATCACCGTGTCGGCCCGGAATGTACGCAGGAGGTCCGAAAAAGCCTTTCCGTCCCGCACGTCGAGCAATTCGAAGGGGCCGCCCTCCGAGACGGGGCCGGGGATGTTTCTCCGGGCGGTGCCGAGCACATTTTCCGCACCGTAGATTTCCCTCAGGAAGGGAGTCAGCTCGACGCCGATCTGACCCCCAGCCCCTGTGACGACGATTCTCTTCATGATATGACCCCCATTTCCCTGCCCACAGCGGCGAACTGCTCCACGGCGAACCGGAGGTCGTCTTCGGAATGGGCCGCCGAGACCATGGCCCGGATGCGGGCGGTTCCCCTGGGAACCGTGGGGAAGACTATGGCGGTGGCAAAAACTCCCCGCTCGAAGAGCTTCGCGCTGAAGGCCTTGGCGTCGGATGCCTCGCCGATGATCACCGGGGTGATGGGTGTCTCGCTGTGCGCCGTGTCGAAGCCCAGGGCCCCGAGTTCCTTCTTCAGGAAGTCCCCGTTGCTCCACAGCTTTTTCACCAGGGTCTCGCTCTCCTGGAGGATTTCCACGGAGGCGAGGTTCGCGGCCACGTCGGGAATGGTGAGGGCGCTGCTGAAGAGGTTCGGACGGGCCTTCTGGCGAAGGTAGTCCACAAGTACGGCGCTCCCGGCGGCCATGCCGCCCATGACGCCGAAGGCCTTGGACATGGTGCCGATCTCCACGTCAACCCGGCCGTGGAGGCTGAAATGGTCCACAATGCCCCGGCCGCCCCTGCCGAGGACGCCTTCGCCGTGGGCGTCATCCACCGCCACGATCACGCCGTGCTTTTCGCACAGCTCCACGATCTCGGGCAGCTTCGCCACGTCGCCGTCCATGGAGAAGACGCCGTCGGTGATGAGGAGCTTCTTTCCCTTTCCGTCGCTGTTCTCCTCGAGCTTTTTCTTCAGGTCGGCCATGTCGGAGTGCTCGTACCGGATCACCTTCGCCTTCGACAGCCTGCAGGCGTCGATGATGGAGGCATGGTTCAGGGAATCGCTGAAGATCAGGTCGTCAGCGCCTCCGGCCAGGGTGGGGATCACCGTGAGGTTGGCGCAGAAGCCGGACTGCACCACGATGGCGGCCTCCGCTCCCTTGAAGGCGGCGAGCTTCTTCTCCAGCTCGATGTGGGGCGACATGGTGCCCGCGATGGTCCTCACCGCGCCGGGGCCCACGCCGTACCTGTCGGCGTATTCCTTCACCTTGGCCACCAGCCTTGGATCGTTGCAGAGACCGAGGTAGTTATTGGAGCAGAGGTTCAGGTATTTCTTTCCGTCGATATGAACCCACGCCCCCTGGGGGCTTTCGAGCGTCCGGATGGTGCCGTAGAGCCCCGCCTGCTTCATGGCATCAAGCTCTTCCGAGAGGAACTTCATGGGAACGGCCATGGAAACCACTCCTTTTCGTTTTTTGGGAATCACCGCCCCAAGTATGGTGATGAGCGGATGTTCCTGTCAATGGAGTATAATTTCCCTGTTTTTCATATATTTTAGGGTGAGATAATATATTGTTTTCCTCGAAAAACGGGAAACAGGAGCCTGTTTTGAGGCTCCTGTTTTATTTTTAAAAACAGAAAAAAGTATTTTTTACCAGGGACCTACCATTTGCGGACCGAGCAGTACGGTTGGCAGCCAGCAGGACAGAGCAGGAATATATGTTGTAAGGAGCAGAATGGGTATTCCCACAAAAATCAGGAACTTCATCATTATAGGTACCAGTTCTGCATATGAACAGCCTGAAAGCCTTGAACCTACGAAGATTGACATGGCGAACGGCGGTGTGACGACGCCAAGTCCCACGTTCACGATTATTATGGCCCCGAGATGAACAAGGTTCATTTCAAGCTGCTGCATCAGCGGAAGGATCAGGGGAACACCGAGGATGAGTATGGGAGTTCCGTCAAGAAACATGCCGAGAATGAGGAAGAACACGTTCATGGCAAGAAGAATCATAACCTTGCTGCTGAACATTCCCATCATGAAGTTCGCAACCTGCTGTGCGGCGCCTACCCGGATCAGGTAACGCGCAAGGACTGTTCCTCCGCCGATGAGCATGGTGATGACCCCTATCGACAGAATGGAAGAAAACGTAGCAGACCAGAATTTCTTCACAGTGAGCTCCCTGTACACGAAGAATCCGATAAACAAACAGTATACGACCGCAATTGCACCTGCCTCGTTCGGTGTGCACAAACCTCCATATATACCAATGAGGATTATGGCGGGGCATCCGAGAGCAGGAAGAGCAACCCACGTGGAGGCCAAAATCTCCTTTATCCTTGCCGCCGGGGATTGCGGTGTGTCGTCTATTTTTTCCGTTATTAGAGCAGGATTCATATATTTCGGGCAGATGAAGTAGTTAAGGATCGCATATCCTAATGCAAGCAGCAATCCGGGGATAACCGTCGAAAGGAACAGGGCCGTAACCGACTGCTGCGCGAGAAGACAGTAGATCAGCGCGGGAACGCTTGGAGGGATGAGGTAGCCGAGGAAGCTCGAGGAACAGAGAAGAGCCGTTGTATATTTCGGTTCGTATCCGTACTTTTTCAGACGGGGAACGAGCAGCGGAATAAGAGCTGAAATGCAGGGTACGGAAGATCCTGTCAATGCGCCGAGAAAGACACTTGATACTATTCCGACGACCTCCATTCCTCCCCGTATGCGCCCCACCAGGGCGTAGGAGAAGCGGACGATCCGGTCTGCGAGCCCTGCATCTGAAATGAGACTGCCGGCGTATACAAAAAATGCGATTGCCATGACAGTGGCGCTGTTGAGTGCGTGATAGAAGGTACCGGAAATAAAGGTGTAGTTCATACCGTCCGTTACCAGCCCTATTATGGGAGCTCCGAAAAAGAGCCAGGCAATGGGAATTCCGAAAAACATGCCCCCGATAAAAACCGAAATAGCCGTTGCCAGCCCGATGCTCATTCTTCCCCACCTCCGCCGAAAAGCCTGTAAAGATCGATCATGTGAAGAACCGTGTTATGAATAATGTGAAAAACGCACAGGACGAACATGATAAAAATGGCTTCCACGAGCCAGCTTGTGTTGAACCATGGAACCAGGGTTCCCCATTCGTCGAATTTGAGCGCCCGCAGGAAATAGGCATAGAAAATGGGAATGATAAGCCATATTATTCCGAGGCTTGCAAAATTGATGAGAATTTTGCTCATTTTAGAAGCCTTTTTTCCCCGGAATATCCGTTCAATGAAAACATCGACTGCCGTATGAGCATCCTCTCGTGTTGTTATCGCAATGGAAATAATTGCGGCGAATACGAAGACGTAGAGGACAAGATCTGAAATCCACATGATTTCAAAGTGCAGCCAATACCTGTTCACGATCTGAATAACGGTAAACGTTGTGGCAAAAATGATGCCGAAAGCGCACAGCAGGTTTTCAAGAAACGTAATCAGCGCAACAAAGGAAAAATACAGTTTTTTCATGCGTATTGCTCCTCTTCTTTCTAAAAGTTTCTTTGTTTAATGAAAGATTGGCCGCGCCGCATAGTCTGGACACGGCCAATCCTGTGTCAAAAGGCCTGGAAGCCTGTTGCTGCTGTTAAGGTTCTTCTACTTTTTTTTAGCCGCAGCCTGTACCCTGACCGCATCAAGTTCGGCCCGTATTTTCTCGCCCATTTTCTGGCCGGGCCAATGCTTATCAAGCCACGGATCGCAAAGCTCCTCCCATATTGCGGCCATATTGGCTTTTTCGCGCCAGACCGCTCTCTCCTCTTCGGTCAGCGTGGTAATGGTGAGATTCGGATAGTCGGCCTTGAGCTTATTGATATAATTCTGCTCCTCCGCCTCGTACAGGTCGTTCAGGTACTGCTCGGCTTCGGCTCCGGCTTTGTAGATCGCTTCCTGGTACTTCGGATCGAGACTGTCCCACAGCTCTTTGTTGATGACCACGTTGTTGGCATCCCAGTTCAGCAGACCGTGAGTATAGTGTTTCAGGACCTCGGCATGGCGCTCCTCAACGAGAGAAGGCCACATGGACCAGCAGCCGTCTACAACACCACGGGCAAGAGCGTTGTAAACTTCTGCCCAGGGAATTGTTTCCATGGTCATGCCTGTTCCGGAACCCATGTTCCCGAGGCAGCGGACGGAAGCGAGGGAAGATGAAACCCTCATTTTAAGGTTTTTGAGGTCATCAGGATGCTTCAGGGGGCGCTGGTTGTTTCCGAGCCCGTATGCGCCCTGTCCGCAGCTGAAAAGCATCTGGACTCCGACCTCGTTCCATGCGACCTGCATTACCTTGAACAGAATGCCGTCGGGATAGGCATAGGCAATTCTTGCCTCATCGAAGGTACTGACCGTCCAGGGCATCCAGTTCATCATGCCGCCGGGAACCAGATTGACATAGGGAGAGAGCGTGGCTATTTCAATGCTTCCGTCGCGCACTCCGTGGAGAGATTCGTCATGGGTTCCGAGCAGCCCGTTTGAATGAAAGGTGATCTCGATATCCCCATTCGTGTATTCTTTGACTTTTTCGCAGAAGAGCTGGTAGCCCTTGTCCGCAACCGGGCGAGTCCAGGGCTGGGCAAAGGACCATTTATACTTGGGCCCAGCCGAGGCAACTCCGGCAACAACGCAGATCACCAACAAAGCCAATATGACGCGCTTAAAAAGATTATGCATTCTCTCCGCCTCCTTGATTTTTTCTTTCGGCTCAAACGCCGGGAAACCTGAACCGCCCGCACGGGAAAATTCCATATGGATTCCATCGCCGGGCGTCCTTCCGGGAGAACTCTTCCAGGCCTTCTGCGACAACTCTCATAAGACTTCAGTGCCCTTTTCGTATGACCTTTCCTGCAGCGTTGCCGGAAAATGACTCTCCGTCGAGTGTTTTTACCCCTTTGACGAATACATAATCCATTCCCGAGGCTAACAGCGTGGGATTCTCATATGTGGCGTTGTCCCGGACTTTTTCCGGATCGAAGACAAGAATATCGGCATCCATGCCCTCACGGATCAGACCTTTCCGCTGCAGACCAAAACGGGCCGCAGGCATTCCGGACATCTTATGGACCGCGCTTTCAAGGGTGAGGGTTTTTTCCTCCCTGACGTACTTGGCAAGAATTCTCGAATGGGTTCCAAAACTTCTGGGGTGGGCTTTTGCTCCTTCGGCAGGGGGGATCGAGTCTGCTCCAACCATTGTGGCAGGATGGCCGAGGACAGTCTTGATATCCTTGTCGCCAATTGCGGCATAACATGCAAGGTCGCTGCCTTTATTCGACTCGATGATCCTGAAAGCGGCCTCCACGGGGTCAACATTCATGGCTTCAGAAATTTCCTGGAGGTTCTTCCCCTCCCACTGGGGGGTGTTCGGGCAGTAAACCACCAGAGCTCCTGCCGCTCCGCCTCCATGACGGAGCATGCTTTCCCATTTGCAGGGTTTTGACGTATCGAGGGAAACTTTTATTTCTTCAGCAATTTTTGTCCTCGTCCCGGGATCAGCAAGACGCTCGCAAATTGCGTGTACTCCACCCGCCTGTGCCCAAGGGGGAAGGCAGGCCCGGACGCTTGTGCTGCAGTTATCGTAGGGGTACTGGTCGATGGTGACGTCAATTCCTTCCGCCCTGGCCTCATCAACCATTTGAAGAGATTGTGTTACGAGTCCCCAGTTGTCTTTCCCGAGGGCCTTGTGGTGGGAAATCTGCACCGGGATACCGGCGCGCCGCCCAAGCTCGATGGTTTCAGCCACAGCTTCGAGGAGTCCTCCGGATTCGCCCCGCATGTGTGTGAGGTATAGCCCTCCGGTTTCAGCGAGTACTTCCGCGAGGCTCCACAGTTCCTCTTTTGGAGCATACACCCCGGGAGGGTAGATGAGGCCGCTGGTAAGACCAAAACTGCCTGCCTCCATGGCTTCCCTCATATGGGCCTTCATCTGCTCCATTTCCTCAGGAGTGGCCCTCCGGTCTTCAAAGCCCATAACGGCCGCTCTCAGGGTTCCATGTCCGAGGCAGGTCGCCATGTTGACGGCAAGGGGAAGTTTTTCGGCTTCTTTCAGCCATTCGTCGAAAGTCTTCCAGTTCCATGAGATTTTTGTCCCAGCCATGACGAACCCGAGATAAGATTCGAGAAGTTCCGCATATTTTTCGTTAACAGGAGCTGCACTCTGACCGCATTGCCCAACCATCTGGGTGGTTACTCCCTGGCGCAGCTTCGAGAGCATGACCGGGTCTCTGAAAACGATAAAATCAGAATGGGTATGGACATCAATAAAACCCGGGCACAAAACTCTGTCGCAAACATCGATAACCCGGTTCGCGATTTCTTTTGAAAGTTTTCCGACCATAGCAATTCGTCCGTTGCTGACTCCAACATCCCCGCGGTACCATGGAGCACCTGAACCATCGATGATTTTAGCTCCCCGGAACAAGATATCAAGCAAAACATGCACCTCTCTTCCTATTTCGGTGTCTGCCCGGCTCAATGGACGGAGGCTGTACTCCTTCCTCTCCAGGCCGGAATTAACGCCGGTTGCCCCCTGGACTTCCCCAAATCGTCTCAGGAAAGGACACTCCTGCAGCGGAAAAACGGATCAAACCGCACATCCGCCGGAAGCCCCCCTCGAAAGACTCACCGCACAAACCACCTCCTGATACAGTTTTTTGGGAAGAAAATATAAAAGAAGCAAGGTCGGCCCTCTGGCAGCACTCCTGTTAAAACGCACGCAATGAGTTGATGAATGTTAAAAACAAAAAACATGATGCAGGCGTTTCCTTCGATTCGATATAATAGCATATTGAGGATCGAGAAATCACATAATTAAAAATTTTGTCTCTGAAAAAAAGAAGGAGTTTCCTCTTTGCGGGTATCTTGGAATTCGCAGGAAGTCGGCTGAATCTCAATGATTCCTTTGCTTCCCGTCTGGAAACCGAAAAAAGGAGGGGTGATTCTCTCCAGACTTGAAGCGCCATGATATCAGGCCATCATTTCACCATTGCAGTCAGTATGGTGAAATGCGCAAAAACTGTCAACGGAGTATAATTTTCCAGGATTTCTTATATTTATTATGGAAGAAAATATATTTTCAAAAGCAGGGAGGCTGTCCCATGAACGAAGAAATGACCCTCGAAGCCCTGGCGGAGCGCATGAGCGGCGACAGTTCGGCGCCCTACTATATCGCAGGGGTGCTCCGGGAGGCCATCTACCGTGGGATTCTTCCAGAGGGGAAGCCCCTTCACCAGGCCCAGCTCGCCCTTCGGCTCGGTGTCAGCCCCATTCCCCTCCGGGAGGCCCTGCGCCTGCTCGAGACCGAGGGGCTGGTGACCTTCCAGGGATACCGGGGTGCCGTGGTCACCGCCCTCTCGGTGGAAGAGGCCCGGGAACTCTACGAAATGGTCTCTGCCCTGGAGACGAACCTCCTGAAGATCGCCTTTCCCCGCATCACCAGGCGCATCGTGGACGACGCGGCGAAGATCCTTGACCTCATGGACGGGGAGCAGGACTGCATCCGCTGGCGAGACCTCAACCAGATGTTCCACAACCTGCTCTTCGAGTCCGCCGACCGCCCCCTCACCCTGGACATGCTCGCCAGGCTGCGCCAGAAGACCGACCGGAACATTCGCATCCATCTCGCCTCCATGCGGGAGGAGTCCCAGCGGCAGCACCGGGCCGTCCTCGCCGCTGTGGTCGCGGGGAACCTGCCGGGAGCCCTGGAAGCCCTCGCCGATCACCTCGCCTATACTTCCAATGACCTTCAGTCCTGCATGAGGCTCGAGCAGGGAAAGAAAAGAAGATAACGGCACCGGAAGCGGAGCCTTGCCCCCTGCCATGAAACGTGCGGCCGCTTCTTTCCCGGAGGAGATCCGGCAGTCCTTTCAGTGAGAAGCGCTCCTCTTCTTCCGCTCCGGGTAGCTCCGTTACCCCCGGGATCGTGTAAAATAGAGCGTATTCGTTTTTGAGGTCAGAATTGTCCGACCCTTTCGGCCCCCTTCTCTAAAGGACCGGGGCTTTGAAGTGTGGGATTCATCCCCGGAGGTACCCGTGATGTCTTTTCTCTACAATGTGCTTGGAATTCTTGCCCTGATTCTTGTCAGCGCCTTTTTTGCCGTGTCGGAGATTTCCCTCGCCGCTTCCAGGAAAATCAAGCTCAAGCTCCTGCTGAAGAAAGGAGACCACCGGGCACAGAGAGTCCTCGACCTGCAGGAAAACCCCGGACATTATTTCACGGTCATCCAGATCGGACTGAACGCGGTGGCCATCCTCGGCGGCGTCATGGGCGAGTCGGCCCTCTCCCCCTACATTTTCTCCTGGCTGCAGCTCTTCTATGACGGCCCCGCGCTCCAGACGGTCTCCTTCGCCATCTCCTTCTCCCTCGTAACGGGGGCTTTCGTCCTTTTTGCGGACCTTATCCCGAAAAGAACAGGAATGACCGAGCCCGAACGGATCGCCCTCGCCGTGGCCGCCCCCATGACCGTCTGCATGAAGCTCTTCGCCCCGCTGGTCTGGTTCTTCAACGGCCTGGCAGACGCGATATTCAGGCTCTTCCGCATTTCCGTGGTCAGGCGGGACGACATCACGTCGGACGACGTCATGGCCATGGCCGACGCGGGAGCCCAGGCGGGGGTGTTCCTGAACAAGGAGCAGCACCTCATCGCCAACGTCTTCGAGCTGGACACGAGAGGGGTTGCCTCGGCCATGTCGTCGAGGAACGACATCGTTTTCCTCACCCTGGGCGAGTCCGAAGAGAGCCTCTACGCAAAGATAACGGAGAGGCCCCACGGAAAGTATCCCGTCTGCGAGCGGGATTCCATCGACACGGTCATGGGGTACGTGGACTCCAAGGATCTCCTCCCCAGGATCGCGAAGGGGAGCAAGATCTCCCTGCGGACCGACCCCATCGTCCGCAAGATCCTCATCCTGCCCGATACGCTGACTCTTTTCGAGGCCCTCGAGCGGTTCCGCGACGCCAGGGAAGACATGGCCGTCATCGTGAACGAATATGCCCTGGTCGTGGGGCTGCTGACGCTTCAGGACGTCATGAGCACCGTCATGGGCGAGCTCATCAGTCCCTTCCAGGAAGAGCTCATCGTGCAGCGGGACGAGAATTCCTGGCTGGTGGACGGCACCACCCCCATAGAGGACGTGATGCAGGCCCTGGATATCGACGAGTTCGAGGGGTGGGAGAATTATGAGACCATCGCCGGATTCATCATGTACATGCTCAGGAGGGTTCCCAAGCGGACCGACAAGGTAGAGTACGGCGACCATGCCTTTGAAGTTGTGGATATCGACAACTACCGGATCGACCAGGTGCTGGTCACCCGCATCGGCGGGGAAGGCAGGACCGCGTAATTCCGCAGGCTTACAGTTCGGAAGAAAATGACATCCCCGGGGGCACAGTGCCTCCGGGGATGTTTTTTCGTTCGGTGTCCGATCTCATGCCTCCCGATGGAGGAAGATGATCTCCGCCCCGGGAGGAAGAAGGCTGTCCTTGGGCGGGTTCAGCATGACCGTCGGGGCGAGGCGTCTCAGCCCTCCCGGGTCGGTTTTCCTCCCGTCTTCGCTCCCGGGCGGGGGAACCACCCAGCCGATGGGAATGGAGCCGTTCCGGGGCATGCTGAGAAGATCCCCGAAGGAAAGGGGCGCTCCTTCCGGGTTTCCGGAAAGGGCGGCTTCCGCTGGACAGCAGACGATGTCGATGTCGCCGAACTGGATGAGGGAACGGAAGACAGGCTCGAATTCCGGCTGAAGGGCGAAGGTGGTCAGCAGCCTCCCGATGGTCAGGGGACCGATCACGTTGGAACAGTTGCGGATATTCCGCACCACCACTTCCGAATCCACGGTCAGGGTCTCCACGATCAGGCGGATGTCTTCCCGCTTCTCCTGCCCGATCAGCCTGCTGAGCATCAGGAGCTTCGACACCGTTTCCGCGTCGATCCGGTCCGCCGTGGCCGCGTTCAGCAAATGT of Aminivibrio pyruvatiphilus contains these proteins:
- a CDS encoding N-acyl-D-amino-acid deacylase family protein translates to MSRADTEIGREVHVLLDILFRGAKIIDGSGAPWYRGDVGVSNGRIAMVGKLSKEIANRVIDVCDRVLCPGFIDVHTHSDFIVFRDPVMLSKLRQGVTTQMVGQCGQSAAPVNEKYAELLESYLGFVMAGTKISWNWKTFDEWLKEAEKLPLAVNMATCLGHGTLRAAVMGFEDRRATPEEMEQMKAHMREAMEAGSFGLTSGLIYPPGVYAPKEELWSLAEVLAETGGLYLTHMRGESGGLLEAVAETIELGRRAGIPVQISHHKALGKDNWGLVTQSLQMVDEARAEGIDVTIDQYPYDNCSTSVRACLPPWAQAGGVHAICERLADPGTRTKIAEEIKVSLDTSKPCKWESMLRHGGGAAGALVVYCPNTPQWEGKNLQEISEAMNVDPVEAAFRIIESNKGSDLACYAAIGDKDIKTVLGHPATMVGADSIPPAEGAKAHPRSFGTHSRILAKYVREEKTLTLESAVHKMSGMPAARFGLQRKGLIREGMDADILVFDPEKVRDNATYENPTLLASGMDYVFVKGVKTLDGESFSGNAAGKVIRKGH
- a CDS encoding GntR family transcriptional regulator, producing the protein MNEEMTLEALAERMSGDSSAPYYIAGVLREAIYRGILPEGKPLHQAQLALRLGVSPIPLREALRLLETEGLVTFQGYRGAVVTALSVEEARELYEMVSALETNLLKIAFPRITRRIVDDAAKILDLMDGEQDCIRWRDLNQMFHNLLFESADRPLTLDMLARLRQKTDRNIRIHLASMREESQRQHRAVLAAVVAGNLPGALEALADHLAYTSNDLQSCMRLEQGKKRR
- a CDS encoding hemolysin family protein, with protein sequence MSFLYNVLGILALILVSAFFAVSEISLAASRKIKLKLLLKKGDHRAQRVLDLQENPGHYFTVIQIGLNAVAILGGVMGESALSPYIFSWLQLFYDGPALQTVSFAISFSLVTGAFVLFADLIPKRTGMTEPERIALAVAAPMTVCMKLFAPLVWFFNGLADAIFRLFRISVVRRDDITSDDVMAMADAGAQAGVFLNKEQHLIANVFELDTRGVASAMSSRNDIVFLTLGESEESLYAKITERPHGKYPVCERDSIDTVMGYVDSKDLLPRIAKGSKISLRTDPIVRKILILPDTLTLFEALERFRDAREDMAVIVNEYALVVGLLTLQDVMSTVMGELISPFQEELIVQRDENSWLVDGTTPIEDVMQALDIDEFEGWENYETIAGFIMYMLRRVPKRTDKVEYGDHAFEVVDIDNYRIDQVLVTRIGGEGRTA